From the Brachyhypopomus gauderio isolate BG-103 chromosome 5, BGAUD_0.2, whole genome shotgun sequence genome, one window contains:
- the spi1a gene encoding transcription factor PU.1a isoform X1, with amino-acid sequence MEGCVISTPSEEMIAYDPVFRPMYEFYPQLPSVLDGHMVTDSLLWTLGRNSALLRRRFPDSIPLKETGWDYQTFHIHQSELEVPPSSHFTELHPAPYCYANVDTYHTPLDSGLLPVIPPQYVSLPRYECSPHAHCSTDDEDVGRRVPPFEVSEGEEEHEEKHGASSGLPGNKRKVRLYQFLLELLRDGDMKDCIWWVDRERGTFQFSSKHKETLAGRWGLQKGNRKRMTYQKMARALRNYGKTGEVKKVKKKLTYQFSSEVLRRMPVERKYL; translated from the exons ATGGAAGGCTGTGTCATTTCAACT CCATCAGAAGAAATGATTGCATATGATCCAGTTTTTCGACCAATGTATGAGTTTTACCCACAACTGCCCAGTGTTTTAGATGGTCATATGG TGACGGACTCTCTCCTCTGGACGCTGGGAAGGAATTCTGCACTATTGAGGCGCAGATTCCCAGATTCTATCCCACTAAAGG AAACAGGATGGGACTACCAAACTTTTCACATTCACCAAAGTGAACTGGAGGTCCCACCCAGTAGTCATTTCACTGAACTGCACCCGGCTCCATACTGCTACGCCAATGTGGATACATATCACACTCCGCTGGATTCAGGCCTTCTGCCTGTGATTCCTCCTCAG TACGTGTCCCTCCCGCGGTACGAGTGCTCCCCACACGCCCACTGTAGCACGGACGATGAAGACGTGGGGAGACGCGTCCCCCCCTTTGAGGTGTCGGAAGGGGAAGAGGAGCATGAGGAGAAGCATGGGGCCAGTTCTGGTCTACCtg GTAACAAAAGAAAAGTACGTCTATATCAGTTCCTCTTGGAGCTGCTAAGAGACGGGGATATGAAAGACTGTATCTGGTgggtggacagagagagaggaacctTTCAGTTCTCTTCTAAGCACAAGGAGACGCTGGCCGGCCGCTGGGGCCTTCAGAAGGGCAACCGTAAGAGGATGACCTACCAGAAGATGGCCAGGGCCCTGCGCAACTACGGCAAGACTGGAGAGGTCAAAAAGGTCAAGAAGAAACTGACATACCAGTTCAGTAGTGAGGTGTTACGCAGGATGCCAGTAGAGAGAAAATATCTCTAA
- the spi1a gene encoding transcription factor PU.1a isoform X2, which produces MEGCVISTPSEEMIAYDPVFRPMYEFYPQLPSVLDGHMETGWDYQTFHIHQSELEVPPSSHFTELHPAPYCYANVDTYHTPLDSGLLPVIPPQYVSLPRYECSPHAHCSTDDEDVGRRVPPFEVSEGEEEHEEKHGASSGLPGNKRKVRLYQFLLELLRDGDMKDCIWWVDRERGTFQFSSKHKETLAGRWGLQKGNRKRMTYQKMARALRNYGKTGEVKKVKKKLTYQFSSEVLRRMPVERKYL; this is translated from the exons ATGGAAGGCTGTGTCATTTCAACT CCATCAGAAGAAATGATTGCATATGATCCAGTTTTTCGACCAATGTATGAGTTTTACCCACAACTGCCCAGTGTTTTAGATGGTCATATGG AAACAGGATGGGACTACCAAACTTTTCACATTCACCAAAGTGAACTGGAGGTCCCACCCAGTAGTCATTTCACTGAACTGCACCCGGCTCCATACTGCTACGCCAATGTGGATACATATCACACTCCGCTGGATTCAGGCCTTCTGCCTGTGATTCCTCCTCAG TACGTGTCCCTCCCGCGGTACGAGTGCTCCCCACACGCCCACTGTAGCACGGACGATGAAGACGTGGGGAGACGCGTCCCCCCCTTTGAGGTGTCGGAAGGGGAAGAGGAGCATGAGGAGAAGCATGGGGCCAGTTCTGGTCTACCtg GTAACAAAAGAAAAGTACGTCTATATCAGTTCCTCTTGGAGCTGCTAAGAGACGGGGATATGAAAGACTGTATCTGGTgggtggacagagagagaggaacctTTCAGTTCTCTTCTAAGCACAAGGAGACGCTGGCCGGCCGCTGGGGCCTTCAGAAGGGCAACCGTAAGAGGATGACCTACCAGAAGATGGCCAGGGCCCTGCGCAACTACGGCAAGACTGGAGAGGTCAAAAAGGTCAAGAAGAAACTGACATACCAGTTCAGTAGTGAGGTGTTACGCAGGATGCCAGTAGAGAGAAAATATCTCTAA